A DNA window from Mesorhizobium shangrilense contains the following coding sequences:
- the tnpB gene encoding IS66 family insertion sequence element accessory protein TnpB produces the protein GYRASQRRHRAARNTDERGESPSQTATGTMNRLHFQVSYKRLTDGCFAWPATKDQVAVSLTKAELSLLLEGIDWRRPSKTYRPRLAG, from the coding sequence CGGTTACCGCGCTTCCCAACGCAGGCACCGCGCTGCCCGGAATACGGATGAAAGGGGTGAGTCACCGTCACAAACTGCAACGGGGACGATGAACCGCCTGCATTTCCAAGTGAGTTACAAGCGGCTTACCGACGGCTGTTTTGCCTGGCCCGCCACCAAGGATCAGGTCGCCGTTTCGCTCACCAAGGCGGAGCTTTCGCTGCTTCTGGAGGGGATCGACTGGCGCCGGCCGAGCAAGACTTATCGGCCGCGTCTGGCCGGCTGA